The Onthophagus taurus isolate NC chromosome 2, IU_Otau_3.0, whole genome shotgun sequence genome includes a window with the following:
- the LOC111427532 gene encoding interaptin isoform X1 translates to MEVVAATPGNGTVPPFHNHDVHEWSRIDSLTGCLERARLETDHWTASTQNSSHNYRKVVDSRARSRPDGHVQQEAKRQLEVFNSHVPGGRLQVIKSHTVSSSRWTSTSPSTNPIEFDNLQLSINPIDLSTEKSKAHLSRSTRRPPSRSLLQTTAATNLYRVSQICNEFHNAAIENVNFGAKTTKAPVEERENGDGIEIIELENDSSSSLTKSSSSNENLINLLSDQKLPIKSSEDLEDLEQLQNWRRTSKIRRSLQFPVKNVKSYQKVDDLPQNTGSVRRIKEDLEKGRRLNAALRGNSFDFDALDQILQTINIDENENKEALKQKDNFVTVDSIKEMKGKLKKTPSFKNKLDEDDGIGTECSPKNNVRSYIYGMEKNGQTGSLESKKHFLNKNEDWHNRRKSYGFEKVQQDETISNKSKSKVESSTDSGICRSSEIFPFTKKSSSKVNVNDFNNKKEGTTITIPIISKNYSPLVERKKIFERELNDGISYSIESWKKNDDIKRHSIAVDEMKYVNENQSKFRRTSLAINTDDDDNLIRGRKKVEFCKTEVHFAADSGKVNIVETDEKPPPTNNFRRRRRYSGLIPNEEFNANGLPVFQFGDDQQINEDESFQQTFGIVTVNNNINPNEFIDEKDKNIDNIETEAPKSILKNKPIKPKPYILGLENSLNHYKIDSLKNDSNKNDYFKNDNSPWGVKLKPVDLNPPIWRSTVTVRNTFYDQQNQNHENNKLQDNKYNSDNLLNSIRIQSTPNSIDSPSFCSVQDRIKQVEDLKIENKGYSTKINFGNGGSATIVERNGENHRNLLNDRVGMTNLRNERGTFSRNEDGLKDNTTTTKITIDLNNRTAAASQPLKSTSLILNTLKTETTHNLHNHHHPHRNHNNENESKLAVQQLEELKKLYEDVYSDDSETDKEVQSFMTKNLDNGIEDAGSVISGSWTRATAYKNISQYAQTCNVDDGKKRLHAQLEKDVNGLNNIIKVTPSIQRSNNESKHYQDMSKKPLKPSSPRTTLYQTQQKNGINLKTPNSENLVLRQPKKSEMAYFGVPISPQVTRRAERKDLRADKNKAVQKLDSNERNQNPIYENVERMNNNSKKMTQTKLKREFDASILDELTKAADQILQAVNGYTDEDHKYTTTDDEKSKRRVEPLETISETKSWKQQNESKMKQKNVFSKQQKLSSSSVDSVNKDKHSIKSTSSVERKKKSMESNSKAITKARRLQRASSREALLQSHGSSSEDLAIEVPPLRKPRLIRKKITTASMSLSGSSMEVKKKEKNKDNERLPLALPEIRHKTAVSTIRSTAEKAKDNKLKAEHKKRPIKKDIKMPFGSSKVEKSAKDGATSTHHQQQVHKEKISTANIKKCTRYDSTTKR, encoded by the exons ATGGAAGTTGTCGCCGCAACGCCCGGCAACGGAACTGTTCCACCGTTCCATAACCACGACGTACACGAATGGTCCAGAATCGACAGTCTCACCGGGTGTCTTGAAAGAGCCAGATTGGAGACTGACCACTGGACAGCGAGCACACAAAATTCATCGCATAATTATAGGAAg GTAGTCGACAGCAGGGCTCGATCTCGACCGGACGGACACGTTCAGCAGGAAGCTAAAAGGCAGCTGGAAGTCTTCAATAGTCACGTACCCGGCGGACGTCTTCAAGTCATCAAAAGCCATACAGTTTCAAGTAGCAGGTGGACCTCAACATCTCCATCAACAAATCCAAttgaatttgataatttacag cttTCTATAAATCCAATAGATTTATCAACGGAAAAGTCAAAAGCCCACCTTTCACGATCCACAAGAAGACCACCAAGTCGATCTTTACTACAAACAACGGcagcaacaaatttatatagGGTGTCTCAAATATGTAATGAATTTCATAACGCTGCAATAGAAAATGTTAACTTTGGAGCAAAAACAACAAAAGCACCAGTTGAAGAAAGAGAAAATGGTGATGGTATTGAAATTATCGAATTAGAAAATGATAGTTCAAGTAGTTTAACGAAAAGTTCGTCTTCaaacgaaaatttaattaatttattatcagaTCAAAAATTACCGATTAAAAGTAGCGAAGATTTAGAGGATTTAGAACAATTACAAAATTGGAGGAGGACTTCGAAAATAAGGAGGtctttacagtttcctgtaaaaaatgtaaaaagttaTCAAAAAGTCGACGATTTACCTCAAAATACCGGAAGTGTGAGAAGAATCAAAGAGGATTTGGAGAAAGGGAGGAGGTTAAACGCGGCTTTAAGAGGGAATAGCTTCGATTTTGATGCTTTAGATCAAATActtcaaactattaatatagatgaaaatgaaaataaagaagctttaaaacaaaaagacaATTTTGTTACGGTTGAttcaataaaagaaatgaaagggaaattaaaaaaaacgccatcatttaaaaataaattagatgaAGATGATGGCATAGGTACGGAATGTTCCCCAAAAAATAACGTTCGATCTTACATTTATGGCATGGAAAAAAATGGACAAACTGGGAGTTTAGaatcaaaaaaacatttcttaaacaaaaatgaaGATTGGCATAATCGGAGGAAATCGTATGGTTTTGAAAAAGTACAACAGGATGAGACGATATcgaataaatcaaaatcaaaagttgaatcATCAACGGATAGTGGAATTTGTAGATCATCAGAAATATTTCCATTCACTAAAAAATCATCATCAAAAGTTAatgttaatgattttaataataaaaaggaagGAACAACGATAACTATACCGATTATATCTAAGAATTATTCCCCTTTGGTggaacgaaaaaaaatttttgaacgcGAATTAAACGATGGGATATCATATTCAATTGAATCTTGGAAAAAAAACGATGACATCAAACGACATTCAATAGCCGTTGACGAAATGAAATACGTTAACGAAAATCAATCGAAATTTCGCCGAACATCATTAGCTATTAACACAGATGATGATGATAATTTGATTCGGGGAAGAAAAAAAGTCGAATTTTGTAAAACCGAGGTACATTTTGCCGCCGATTCAGGTAAAGTTAACATTGTTGAAACAGATGAGAAACCACCACCAACAAACAACTTTCGAAGAAGACGTAGATATTCGGGATTAATCCCTAATGAAGAATTTAACGCAAACGGTCTTCCGGTATTTCAATTCGGGGATGatcaacaaataaatgaaGATGAATCTTTTCAACAAACATTCGGAATTGTtactgttaataataatattaatccgAATGAGTTTATCgatgaaaaagataaaaatattgataatattGAAACTGAGGCACCTAAAAgtattctaaaaaataaacctATTAAACCAAAACCGTATATTTTAGGATTAGAAAATTCcttaaatcattataaaatcgattctttaaaaaacgattcaaacaaaaatgattactttaaaaatgataattccCCGTGgggtgttaaattaaaacctgTAGATTTAAACCCTCCGATTTGGAGATCAACCGTAACtgtaagaaatacattttacgatcaacaaaatcaaaatcacgaaaataataaactacAAGATAATAAGTATAATtctgataatttattaaattcaataaGAATCCAATCAACTCCTAATTCAATTGATTCACCCTCGTTTTGCTCCGTACAAGATCGAATTAAACAAgttgaagatttaaaaattgaaaataaaggtTATTcgactaaaattaattttggaaatGGTGGATCTGCTACGATTGTTGAAAGAAATGGCGAGAACCATCGAAATTTGTTAAATGATAGGGTAGGAATGACGAATTTAAGGAATGAAAGGGGTACTTTCTCAAGAAATGAAGATGGATTGAAAG ATAACACAACAACAACGAAAATAACTATTGATCTCAACAACCGAACCGCAGCCGCGTCTCAACCACTCAAATCAACCTCATTGATACTCAACACACTTAAGACTGAAACAACCCATAACCTCCACAATCATCATCACCCTCACCGAAATCATAATAATGAAAACGAATCGAAATTAGCTGTACAACAACTTGAAGAACTGAAGAAGCTTTATGAAGATGTTTATAGTGATGATAGCGAAACCGATAAAGAAGTCCAATCGTTTATGACGAAAAACTTAGACAATGGTATCGAGGATGCTGGAAGTGTCATTTCTGGAAGCTGGACGAGAGCTACAGCTTACAAGAATATTTCACAGTACGCCCAGACTTGTAATGTTGATGACGGTAAAAAAAGGTTGCATGCACAATTAGAAAAag ATGTGAATGGTTTAAACAACATTATAAAAGTCACACCATCAATTCAGCGTTCTAATAATGAATCGAAACATTATCAAGATATGTCTAAGAAGCCGTTAAAACCATCTAGTCCACGGACAACACTTTATCAAACCCAACAAAAAAATGGAATCAACTTAAAAACTCCTAATTCCGAGAATTTGGTTCTTAGACAAccaaaaaaatcagaaatggCTTACTTTGGGGTGCCAATTTCGCCGCAAGTAACACGTCGTGCTGAACGTAAAGATTTAAGAGCAGATAAAAATAAGGCTGTGCAAAAATTGGATTCAAACGAACGAAATCAAAATCCGATTTATGAAAATGTCGAGCGaatgaataataattcaaaGAAAATGACTCAAACTAAATTGAAGCGTGAATTTGATGCCTCAATTTTAGATGAATTAACTAAAGCTGCCGATCAAATTCTTCAAGCTGTTAATGGTTACACCGATGAAGATCATAAATACACTACTACGGATGATGAAAAGTCGAAACGAAGGGTGGAACCGTTAGAAACGATTTCTGAAACGAAATCGTGGAAACAACAAAACGAAAGTaaaatgaaacagaaaaatgtttttagtaaacaacaaaaattgtctTCGTCTTCCGTTGATAGtgttaataaagataaacatTCGATAAAATCTACGAGTTCTGTTGAACGGAAAAAGAAATCAATGGAAAGTAATTCTAAAGCGATCACGAAAGCGAGACGTTTACAAAGAGCGTCGAGTCGGGAGGCTTTATTACAATCCCACGGATCTTCATCAGAAGATTTAGCCATCGAGGTACCTCCATTAAGAAAACCAAGATtgattcgaaaaaaaattactactGCAAGTATGAGTTTAAGCGGAAGTAGTATGgaggttaaaaaaaaggagaaaaataaagataatgaaag attaccTTTGGCACTTCCTGAAATTCGACATAAAACAGCCGTTTCCACTATCCGTTCAACAGCAGAAAAGGCTAAAGATAATAAGTTAAAGGCAGAACATAAAAAACGACcgattaaaaaagatattaaaa tGCCTTTTGGAAGTTCGAAAGTTGAAAAATCCGCAAAAGATGGGGCCACTTCAACACATCATCAACAGCAGGTTCATAAGGAAAAAATTTCGACTGC gAATATAAAAAAGTGTACCAGATATGATTCGACAACGAAACgatga
- the LOC111427532 gene encoding uncharacterized protein DDB_G0283697 isoform X2: MEVVAATPGNGTVPPFHNHDVHEWSRIDSLTGCLERARLETDHWTASTQNSSHNYRKVVDSRARSRPDGHVQQEAKRQLEVFNSHVPGGRLQVIKSHTVSSSRWTSTSPSTNPIEFDNLQLSINPIDLSTEKSKAHLSRSTRRPPSRSLLQTTAATNLYRVSQICNEFHNAAIENVNFGAKTTKAPVEERENGDGIEIIELENDSSSSLTKSSSSNENLINLLSDQKLPIKSSEDLEDLEQLQNWRRTSKIRRSLQFPVKNVKSYQKVDDLPQNTGSVRRIKEDLEKGRRLNAALRGNSFDFDALDQILQTINIDENENKEALKQKDNFVTVDSIKEMKGKLKKTPSFKNKLDEDDGIGTECSPKNNVRSYIYGMEKNGQTGSLESKKHFLNKNEDWHNRRKSYGFEKVQQDETISNKSKSKVESSTDSGICRSSEIFPFTKKSSSKVNVNDFNNKKEGTTITIPIISKNYSPLVERKKIFERELNDGISYSIESWKKNDDIKRHSIAVDEMKYVNENQSKFRRTSLAINTDDDDNLIRGRKKVEFCKTEVHFAADSGKVNIVETDEKPPPTNNFRRRRRYSGLIPNEEFNANGLPVFQFGDDQQINEDESFQQTFGIVTVNNNINPNEFIDEKDKNIDNIETEAPKSILKNKPIKPKPYILGLENSLNHYKIDSLKNDSNKNDYFKNDNSPWGVKLKPVDLNPPIWRSTVTVRNTFYDQQNQNHENNKLQDNKYNSDNLLNSIRIQSTPNSIDSPSFCSVQDRIKQVEDLKIENKGYSTKINFGNGGSATIVERNGENHRNLLNDRVGMTNLRNERGTFSRNEDGLKDVNGLNNIIKVTPSIQRSNNESKHYQDMSKKPLKPSSPRTTLYQTQQKNGINLKTPNSENLVLRQPKKSEMAYFGVPISPQVTRRAERKDLRADKNKAVQKLDSNERNQNPIYENVERMNNNSKKMTQTKLKREFDASILDELTKAADQILQAVNGYTDEDHKYTTTDDEKSKRRVEPLETISETKSWKQQNESKMKQKNVFSKQQKLSSSSVDSVNKDKHSIKSTSSVERKKKSMESNSKAITKARRLQRASSREALLQSHGSSSEDLAIEVPPLRKPRLIRKKITTASMSLSGSSMEVKKKEKNKDNERLPLALPEIRHKTAVSTIRSTAEKAKDNKLKAEHKKRPIKKDIKMPFGSSKVEKSAKDGATSTHHQQQVHKEKISTANIKKCTRYDSTTKR, encoded by the exons ATGGAAGTTGTCGCCGCAACGCCCGGCAACGGAACTGTTCCACCGTTCCATAACCACGACGTACACGAATGGTCCAGAATCGACAGTCTCACCGGGTGTCTTGAAAGAGCCAGATTGGAGACTGACCACTGGACAGCGAGCACACAAAATTCATCGCATAATTATAGGAAg GTAGTCGACAGCAGGGCTCGATCTCGACCGGACGGACACGTTCAGCAGGAAGCTAAAAGGCAGCTGGAAGTCTTCAATAGTCACGTACCCGGCGGACGTCTTCAAGTCATCAAAAGCCATACAGTTTCAAGTAGCAGGTGGACCTCAACATCTCCATCAACAAATCCAAttgaatttgataatttacag cttTCTATAAATCCAATAGATTTATCAACGGAAAAGTCAAAAGCCCACCTTTCACGATCCACAAGAAGACCACCAAGTCGATCTTTACTACAAACAACGGcagcaacaaatttatatagGGTGTCTCAAATATGTAATGAATTTCATAACGCTGCAATAGAAAATGTTAACTTTGGAGCAAAAACAACAAAAGCACCAGTTGAAGAAAGAGAAAATGGTGATGGTATTGAAATTATCGAATTAGAAAATGATAGTTCAAGTAGTTTAACGAAAAGTTCGTCTTCaaacgaaaatttaattaatttattatcagaTCAAAAATTACCGATTAAAAGTAGCGAAGATTTAGAGGATTTAGAACAATTACAAAATTGGAGGAGGACTTCGAAAATAAGGAGGtctttacagtttcctgtaaaaaatgtaaaaagttaTCAAAAAGTCGACGATTTACCTCAAAATACCGGAAGTGTGAGAAGAATCAAAGAGGATTTGGAGAAAGGGAGGAGGTTAAACGCGGCTTTAAGAGGGAATAGCTTCGATTTTGATGCTTTAGATCAAATActtcaaactattaatatagatgaaaatgaaaataaagaagctttaaaacaaaaagacaATTTTGTTACGGTTGAttcaataaaagaaatgaaagggaaattaaaaaaaacgccatcatttaaaaataaattagatgaAGATGATGGCATAGGTACGGAATGTTCCCCAAAAAATAACGTTCGATCTTACATTTATGGCATGGAAAAAAATGGACAAACTGGGAGTTTAGaatcaaaaaaacatttcttaaacaaaaatgaaGATTGGCATAATCGGAGGAAATCGTATGGTTTTGAAAAAGTACAACAGGATGAGACGATATcgaataaatcaaaatcaaaagttgaatcATCAACGGATAGTGGAATTTGTAGATCATCAGAAATATTTCCATTCACTAAAAAATCATCATCAAAAGTTAatgttaatgattttaataataaaaaggaagGAACAACGATAACTATACCGATTATATCTAAGAATTATTCCCCTTTGGTggaacgaaaaaaaatttttgaacgcGAATTAAACGATGGGATATCATATTCAATTGAATCTTGGAAAAAAAACGATGACATCAAACGACATTCAATAGCCGTTGACGAAATGAAATACGTTAACGAAAATCAATCGAAATTTCGCCGAACATCATTAGCTATTAACACAGATGATGATGATAATTTGATTCGGGGAAGAAAAAAAGTCGAATTTTGTAAAACCGAGGTACATTTTGCCGCCGATTCAGGTAAAGTTAACATTGTTGAAACAGATGAGAAACCACCACCAACAAACAACTTTCGAAGAAGACGTAGATATTCGGGATTAATCCCTAATGAAGAATTTAACGCAAACGGTCTTCCGGTATTTCAATTCGGGGATGatcaacaaataaatgaaGATGAATCTTTTCAACAAACATTCGGAATTGTtactgttaataataatattaatccgAATGAGTTTATCgatgaaaaagataaaaatattgataatattGAAACTGAGGCACCTAAAAgtattctaaaaaataaacctATTAAACCAAAACCGTATATTTTAGGATTAGAAAATTCcttaaatcattataaaatcgattctttaaaaaacgattcaaacaaaaatgattactttaaaaatgataattccCCGTGgggtgttaaattaaaacctgTAGATTTAAACCCTCCGATTTGGAGATCAACCGTAACtgtaagaaatacattttacgatcaacaaaatcaaaatcacgaaaataataaactacAAGATAATAAGTATAATtctgataatttattaaattcaataaGAATCCAATCAACTCCTAATTCAATTGATTCACCCTCGTTTTGCTCCGTACAAGATCGAATTAAACAAgttgaagatttaaaaattgaaaataaaggtTATTcgactaaaattaattttggaaatGGTGGATCTGCTACGATTGTTGAAAGAAATGGCGAGAACCATCGAAATTTGTTAAATGATAGGGTAGGAATGACGAATTTAAGGAATGAAAGGGGTACTTTCTCAAGAAATGAAGATGGATTGAAAG ATGTGAATGGTTTAAACAACATTATAAAAGTCACACCATCAATTCAGCGTTCTAATAATGAATCGAAACATTATCAAGATATGTCTAAGAAGCCGTTAAAACCATCTAGTCCACGGACAACACTTTATCAAACCCAACAAAAAAATGGAATCAACTTAAAAACTCCTAATTCCGAGAATTTGGTTCTTAGACAAccaaaaaaatcagaaatggCTTACTTTGGGGTGCCAATTTCGCCGCAAGTAACACGTCGTGCTGAACGTAAAGATTTAAGAGCAGATAAAAATAAGGCTGTGCAAAAATTGGATTCAAACGAACGAAATCAAAATCCGATTTATGAAAATGTCGAGCGaatgaataataattcaaaGAAAATGACTCAAACTAAATTGAAGCGTGAATTTGATGCCTCAATTTTAGATGAATTAACTAAAGCTGCCGATCAAATTCTTCAAGCTGTTAATGGTTACACCGATGAAGATCATAAATACACTACTACGGATGATGAAAAGTCGAAACGAAGGGTGGAACCGTTAGAAACGATTTCTGAAACGAAATCGTGGAAACAACAAAACGAAAGTaaaatgaaacagaaaaatgtttttagtaaacaacaaaaattgtctTCGTCTTCCGTTGATAGtgttaataaagataaacatTCGATAAAATCTACGAGTTCTGTTGAACGGAAAAAGAAATCAATGGAAAGTAATTCTAAAGCGATCACGAAAGCGAGACGTTTACAAAGAGCGTCGAGTCGGGAGGCTTTATTACAATCCCACGGATCTTCATCAGAAGATTTAGCCATCGAGGTACCTCCATTAAGAAAACCAAGATtgattcgaaaaaaaattactactGCAAGTATGAGTTTAAGCGGAAGTAGTATGgaggttaaaaaaaaggagaaaaataaagataatgaaag attaccTTTGGCACTTCCTGAAATTCGACATAAAACAGCCGTTTCCACTATCCGTTCAACAGCAGAAAAGGCTAAAGATAATAAGTTAAAGGCAGAACATAAAAAACGACcgattaaaaaagatattaaaa tGCCTTTTGGAAGTTCGAAAGTTGAAAAATCCGCAAAAGATGGGGCCACTTCAACACATCATCAACAGCAGGTTCATAAGGAAAAAATTTCGACTGC gAATATAAAAAAGTGTACCAGATATGATTCGACAACGAAACgatga